GGACAACCCGCCATATATCATATCCGCCTCCGCCGACAGCGATCCATCGCCCATTGCAATAGCGCTCGGCAATTTCACGTGCAACCCGCGGAATTTGTTCATATACTTTCATCGTTCCGTACAAATGGGTAAGGGGGTCGAAATAATGGGCGTCCGCTCCATTTTGGGTCAAGATGACGTCTGGTTTGAAAAAAGCGGCGACCTCTTCAATCGCCGTCTTGTAAATGGTAAGGAACGACTCGTCCTCCGTGAATGCATCAATCGGGAAATTGAAGGAAGTCCCGTAACCTTCGCCATTCCCACGTTCAGTGACAGCACCTGTTCCGGGGAAAAGATATCTTCCGGTTTCATGAATGGAAAGTGTGCAGACGTTCGGGTCGTCGTAGAAGGTCCATTGCACGCCGTCGCCATGATGAGCATCTGTGTCGATATAGAGCACACGAGCGCCGTATTTCTTCTGAATATATTTGATGGCGACCGAGCTGTCGTTATACACGCAGAATCCAGATGCCTTTCCTTGGAATCCATGATGGAGTCCGCCACCCAAGTTCAATGCGTATTTCGCCCTTCCTTCCATCACTTCGTCGACTGCTGTCAACGTCCCACCGACAAGCATGGCACTCGCTTCGTGCATATTCGGGAAGATGGGGGTATCTTCCGTTCCGATGCCATAAACGGAACCGATATCTTCACTAATGAGTCCCCGGCCCGCTCGTTTCACAATGTCGATGAACTTCGCATCATGGACCAATAATAATTCCTCATCAGTCGCGGTTCTCGGGATGATAATGTCATCATCGGAGATGGCATCGCTTTTCTTCAAAAGGTCCAATGTCAATACAATCCTTTTCTGATTAAAGGGGTGGGTGTCCGAAAATGAATAGCCAAGTTGTTCTTCAGAAAAAATGAATACAGCGTCCTTCTTCATAGGTCAATGCCAGGTACATTCGGCCACAGGACTTCAAATCCATTTTTACGCAAGCCATTTATGACATTGAGCGGATTCATCGTCTTGACGCGAATGACAAGAATTTTATTATCTTCGTTTTCCTTATCGGGGTACACGAGAACACTTTGCACATTCAATTTATGCTCATGGAACACTTTGGACACTTCAAAGAGGATGCCGGGTATATTCGGGACACGCACTTCAATCTGGGATCCTGGCTGATGAACCCCGGTCAATTCGATATACTTATACAATAAATCCGTCTCCGTCAGGATGCCGACGAGCTTACCGCCCGAGACGATCGGAAGACAGCCGATTTGGTTATCATAAAAAATGACCGCGGCCTCTTCGACAAAATCCATTGGATGGCCGCTAATTGGATTTTTCGACATGATTTCAGATAAAGGTACATTGAAAACGGTTACATCACAAGAGTCGGAATAGAGGGAAGGGACCACTTCTTTCAGATCCCGGTCCGTCACGATGCCGACGAGCCCTTTAGCATCCGAAACGATCGGGAGATGCCGAATTTTATTTTCCTGCATAATTGTCAAGGCATCTCTCACAGTATGTTCTTGTGTAAGGGAGATGACTTTCCTTTTCATAATCTCTTCAATTAACACTAGAATAACCTCCCATCAATACATGAAACGGTTCATGAAACGTAGACTGTCAAACTGTTGGACTGAGTCTTGATCGACTCTTTTGCCGATTCTCGCCATGAGGCAATTCGCGGGATGCGAGCTGATCTCGGGGTCATCGGTTGCATAATATTCCAACCCGCCTGCATTCATCATCTTCTCCATCACTTTCCGGTATTCCCACACGTTCAGTTTCGTCCCTTTTAAATCCCAATGCCAATAATATTCGGTCGTGATAATAATATAATCCTCCATTGCATCATCCATCATGGACACTTCGAGCAATGCCTTCCCAACTCCACCGCCCCTATATTTAGGAATCACCTCGATCGCCCCCAACTCGATGAGATTCTCCATCTTGCCTTTCGACCATCTCTCGAGGGGATCGGGATACAAATAAGTCACATACCCGACAATTTGGTTCATATCGCGTACGATGATTATTCGTCCTTCCGGAAGATCGGCGATTTCGATCAGTGCTTTATGCTGCTGCTCAGGCGGTCTGAAAGCAATCAAGTCTTCATGGAAATCTAAGTTGGCGAATTCGTTGCCAGGAATCGGTCCTTCTATGACGAGGTTGCCATTCTTATGTTTCAGTTTCATCGCATTATACGTTTTCCTATGCTCCAAACTTATCACCGTCCTACAAATAAATAGATCTTATTCTTAGTATACAACAATTATGTTAGAGCAGAGAACTTCTTGATGGATAATTAATCAACAATACTAAAAATATGAATTTGTTAGCAAATAAAGAATGAATAATGTAGAATAAGAGAGGTAAATGTTCGACGAAAGGGTGATAGGAATGGAAAACAACATCTTACCTGTAATGCAGGGGGACTATCAATTACAGGATTATGACCAAACGGCGAAGGATTTTAAATGGTCTGAAGTAGAGAAGGAGTTCAGCTGGCATGAGACCGGGCTTATTAACATCGCGCACGAGGCTGTGGATCGTCATGCGAATTCCTATCGGAAAAACAAAGTTGCTCTTTTTTACAAAGATGCGAAACGCAAGGAAGCGTTTACGTATAATGAAATGAAAAGAATGTCCAATAAAGCGGCAAATGTAATGACGAACCATTCGGCGTTGGAAAAAGGGGACCGTATTTTCGTTTTCATGCCACGCTCGCCAGAGTTGTACTTCGCGATACTTGGGGCATTGAAGATGGGGACGATTGTTGGACCGCTTTTCGAAGCGTTCATGGAAGGGGCGGTCTATGACAGGCTTTCCGACAGTGAAGCGAAAGCGATTGTGACAACGCCTGAATTGTTGGACAGGATTCCTGTAGACAAATTGCCACACTTGAAGACAATCTTTCTAGTTGGCGAAAATATTGAAGAAAATGATAAGTATATAGATTTCAATAAACATTTGAAAAAAGCTTCTCCGTACTTCCAAGTAGAGTGGTTGGATCGGGAGTCTCCGACGCTGCTCCATTATACGTCCGGCTCCACCGGCAAACCGAAGGGCGTTCTGCATGTGCAGGAAGCGATGGTGCAGCAATTGCAGACAGCACGTTGGGTATTGGATTTAAAGGACGAAGACGTTTTTTGGTGTACTGCGGATCCCGGTTGGGTTACAGGGACGGCGTACGGGATCTTTGGTCCGATGCTAGCAGGTGCGACATCGTTGATTGTCGGAGGAAGATTTTCCACAGATAGTTGGTATGAATCCATTCAAGAGTATGGCGTAACGGTTTGGTATAGTGCGCCGACAGCTTTCAGGATGTTGATGGGCGCGGGTGCGGGTCCATTGGAGAAATATGATCTATCATCCTTGCGTCATATTTTGTCAGTCGGAGAACCGTTGAACCCTGAAGTTATCCGTTGGGGGATGGAAGTGTTCAAGCTACGGATCCATGATACTTGGTGGATGACGGAAACAGGGGCGCAAACGATCTGTAACTTTGGATCATTGCCAATCAAATTGGGTTCTATGGGGAAAGCTGTTCCGGGCATCGAAGCGGCAATCGTCGATGATCGCGGGCAAGTGTTGCCTCCGAATCGGATGGGCAATTTGGCCATAAAAAAAGGATGGCCAGCAATGATGCGGCAAATTTGGAATAACCCTGAGAAGTATGACTCGTATTTCTTGAATGATGAATGGTATGTTTCCGGAGATTCAGCTTATATGGACGAGGACGGCTATTTCTTTTTCCAAGGGCGAGTCGATGATGTTATCATGACGAGCGGAGAACGAGTAGGACCCTTTGAAGTGGAAAGCAAATTGCTGGAGCATCCAGCGATTGTAGAGGCGGGTGTCATCGGAAAACCCGATCCGGTCCGCGGTGAAATCATAAAGGCTTTTGTCGCACTACATGAAGGATATGAGCCTTCCGAAGAACTTGAGGAAGACATCAAGCAATTCGTCAAAAAGGAACTGGCAGCACATGCGGCGCCAAGGGAAATCGAATTTAAGGACAAGCTGCCGAAGACGAGAAGCGGTAAAATTATGCGTCGTGTATTGAAAGCATGGGAACTGAACTTGCCGACAGGCGACTTATCGACGATGGAAGACTGAAAACAGATTAGAAAAGGGACTCCCGGTTTGTGGGAGTCCCTTTCTAGTTGACCAATTAATCATTCTCATCATCGTCTGAAGGAGGATTGTTACCGCCTCCGTTATTTTCGCTATTTCCATTACCGTTGTTTCCATTATTTCCGTTGTTCCCGGCGTTGCCGCCATTTCCGTTTTCATTGCCATTATTGCCGTCGCTGTTACCGTTGCCATTGTCTTCATTTCCTGGTGGTGTAGTCGGTGGTTTATTCTCGTCATCCGGCGTTTCGGTCGGTGGCGGTTCCGGACTATCGACGATTACGATGTTAGAGCCTCCGGATAAAAGTCC
The genomic region above belongs to Sporosarcina sp. Marseille-Q4943 and contains:
- the acsA gene encoding acetate--CoA ligase, with translation MENNILPVMQGDYQLQDYDQTAKDFKWSEVEKEFSWHETGLINIAHEAVDRHANSYRKNKVALFYKDAKRKEAFTYNEMKRMSNKAANVMTNHSALEKGDRIFVFMPRSPELYFAILGALKMGTIVGPLFEAFMEGAVYDRLSDSEAKAIVTTPELLDRIPVDKLPHLKTIFLVGENIEENDKYIDFNKHLKKASPYFQVEWLDRESPTLLHYTSGSTGKPKGVLHVQEAMVQQLQTARWVLDLKDEDVFWCTADPGWVTGTAYGIFGPMLAGATSLIVGGRFSTDSWYESIQEYGVTVWYSAPTAFRMLMGAGAGPLEKYDLSSLRHILSVGEPLNPEVIRWGMEVFKLRIHDTWWMTETGAQTICNFGSLPIKLGSMGKAVPGIEAAIVDDRGQVLPPNRMGNLAIKKGWPAMMRQIWNNPEKYDSYFLNDEWYVSGDSAYMDEDGYFFFQGRVDDVIMTSGERVGPFEVESKLLEHPAIVEAGVIGKPDPVRGEIIKAFVALHEGYEPSEELEEDIKQFVKKELAAHAAPREIEFKDKLPKTRSGKIMRRVLKAWELNLPTGDLSTMED
- a CDS encoding acetoin utilization AcuB family protein, which gives rise to MLIEEIMKRKVISLTQEHTVRDALTIMQENKIRHLPIVSDAKGLVGIVTDRDLKEVVPSLYSDSCDVTVFNVPLSEIMSKNPISGHPMDFVEEAAVIFYDNQIGCLPIVSGGKLVGILTETDLLYKYIELTGVHQPGSQIEVRVPNIPGILFEVSKVFHEHKLNVQSVLVYPDKENEDNKILVIRVKTMNPLNVINGLRKNGFEVLWPNVPGIDL
- a CDS encoding GNAT family N-acetyltransferase, whose protein sequence is MEHRKTYNAMKLKHKNGNLVIEGPIPGNEFANLDFHEDLIAFRPPEQQHKALIEIADLPEGRIIIVRDMNQIVGYVTYLYPDPLERWSKGKMENLIELGAIEVIPKYRGGGVGKALLEVSMMDDAMEDYIIITTEYYWHWDLKGTKLNVWEYRKVMEKMMNAGGLEYYATDDPEISSHPANCLMARIGKRVDQDSVQQFDSLRFMNRFMY
- a CDS encoding acetoin utilization protein AcuC; protein product: MKKDAVFIFSEEQLGYSFSDTHPFNQKRIVLTLDLLKKSDAISDDDIIIPRTATDEELLLVHDAKFIDIVKRAGRGLISEDIGSVYGIGTEDTPIFPNMHEASAMLVGGTLTAVDEVMEGRAKYALNLGGGLHHGFQGKASGFCVYNDSSVAIKYIQKKYGARVLYIDTDAHHGDGVQWTFYDDPNVCTLSIHETGRYLFPGTGAVTERGNGEGYGTSFNFPIDAFTEDESFLTIYKTAIEEVAAFFKPDVILTQNGADAHYFDPLTHLYGTMKVYEQIPRVAREIAERYCNGRWIAVGGGGYDIWRVVPRAWSHIWLAMKQFPVPTGRLPEQWLNAWQAESPVPFIETWEDPDPLYEPIPRKTEITEKNAQMLERALHIVRSQQ